A genomic region of Erythrobacter sp. SCSIO 43205 contains the following coding sequences:
- a CDS encoding exopolysaccharide biosynthesis polyprenyl glycosylphosphotransferase, whose amino-acid sequence MNKQTGLLLDAAHTEKIARPIAPSLERRRLRAFAVMMVIDAALLHIAFAAASLIYHGDWASPNNMLAAQTLLPVFFTIALYNGSYGGQALGDWVFAAKRALTALLVSTALVNFLAFYTKSNAEFSRGSVTLGLILSAIAIVSFRRVVEMFIARFWQGRTTNELVIDDGGPSFASTRGESILASDYALDPTSHDPFMFDRLGKLLQNQDKVVVSTPRERREQWAFLLKSAGVHGEIVSQPAHDLGALGVQHYEAQDRTTLIVSNGPLKLRSRISKRLFDTVIAGAALLALSPLLLVVALMIKLEDGGPIFFVQRRMGRGNTFFNMFKFRSMKVDKNDAEGARSTGREDDRITRIGAFIRRTSIDELPQLINVLKGDMSIVGPRPHALGSRANNKFFWEVDAQYWRRHCLKPGLTGLAQVRGHRGATEKESDLTDRLQSDLEYISGWSLRRDIEIVFKTILVLRHENAY is encoded by the coding sequence ATGAATAAACAGACCGGGTTGCTGCTGGACGCAGCGCATACCGAGAAAATAGCACGGCCAATCGCGCCATCGCTCGAAAGGCGCCGTTTGCGCGCCTTCGCAGTGATGATGGTGATTGACGCAGCGCTTCTGCATATCGCCTTTGCTGCCGCCAGCCTTATTTATCACGGCGACTGGGCTTCGCCTAACAATATGCTGGCAGCCCAAACCTTGCTGCCAGTGTTCTTCACCATCGCTCTTTACAATGGCAGCTATGGCGGACAGGCGCTGGGCGATTGGGTGTTCGCCGCAAAACGCGCTTTGACCGCGCTTCTGGTGTCGACGGCGCTGGTGAACTTCCTCGCCTTCTATACCAAGTCGAACGCTGAATTTTCCCGTGGGTCAGTGACGCTGGGCCTCATCTTGTCGGCGATTGCGATCGTTTCCTTCCGGCGCGTAGTGGAAATGTTCATTGCGCGCTTCTGGCAGGGTCGCACCACCAATGAATTGGTGATTGACGATGGCGGCCCCAGCTTTGCGAGCACGCGCGGGGAAAGTATTCTGGCGAGCGATTACGCGCTTGATCCCACCAGCCACGATCCCTTCATGTTCGATCGCCTCGGCAAGCTTCTGCAAAATCAGGACAAGGTTGTCGTCAGCACCCCGCGTGAGCGGCGCGAGCAATGGGCATTCCTGTTGAAATCGGCTGGCGTCCACGGTGAGATCGTCAGCCAGCCAGCGCATGATCTGGGCGCGCTGGGTGTGCAGCATTACGAAGCGCAGGATCGCACGACTCTGATTGTCTCAAATGGTCCGTTGAAGCTGCGTTCGCGTATCTCGAAACGCCTTTTTGATACAGTGATAGCGGGCGCTGCACTGCTTGCGCTCTCGCCTTTGCTGCTTGTTGTTGCGCTAATGATCAAGCTGGAGGACGGCGGCCCCATCTTCTTCGTCCAACGCCGCATGGGGCGGGGCAACACCTTCTTCAATATGTTCAAATTCCGCTCGATGAAGGTGGACAAGAACGATGCAGAGGGCGCGCGTTCGACGGGGCGCGAGGATGATCGGATCACGCGCATCGGTGCCTTTATCCGAAGGACAAGCATTGATGAACTGCCGCAGCTGATCAATGTGCTGAAAGGCGATATGTCGATCGTCGGCCCGCGGCCGCACGCATTGGGGAGCCGGGCAAACAACAAGTTTTTCTGGGAAGTCGATGCCCAATACTGGCGCCGCCACTGCCTGAAGCCGGGGCTGACAGGCCTTGCACAGGTGCGCGGGCACAGAGGGGCAACCGAGAAGGAAAGCGATCTCACCGATCGGTTGCAATCCGACCTTGAGTATATCTCAGGCTGGTCGCTGCGGCGCGATATTGAAATCGTGTTCAAGACGATCCTCGTGCTGCGGCACGAGAATGCTTACTGA
- a CDS encoding LptA/OstA family protein, translating to MARISSSNLAKIGLSWAAGGALIGGCIALGMSAHAQTIASHDTNAPVSFDAGSIDFDDRANRVVLSGNVVVNQGPLSVRSNRMLASYTDDGSLDVQRITANGGVVVTRANERASGDVAVYDFGKRIITMAGNVSLSRGGDVLRGERLVINLATGLSSVDGRASGANSTTPGDNGRVTGTFNVSGD from the coding sequence ATGGCCCGCATTTCTTCCTCAAATCTTGCGAAAATTGGCCTTAGCTGGGCCGCGGGCGGAGCTTTGATAGGCGGGTGTATTGCCCTTGGTATGAGCGCACACGCGCAAACCATCGCCTCGCATGACACCAATGCGCCAGTGTCCTTCGACGCGGGCAGCATTGATTTTGACGACCGTGCGAACCGCGTCGTTTTGAGCGGCAATGTGGTGGTCAATCAGGGGCCATTGAGTGTGCGTTCAAACCGGATGCTGGCAAGCTACACCGACGATGGCTCTCTGGATGTTCAACGCATCACAGCCAATGGCGGCGTGGTGGTGACGCGGGCCAATGAACGCGCCAGCGGCGATGTTGCGGTCTATGACTTTGGCAAGCGCATCATCACCATGGCGGGCAATGTTTCGCTCAGCCGAGGCGGCGATGTGCTGCGCGGTGAGCGGCTTGTGATCAACCTTGCAACCGGTCTTTCCAGCGTCGATGGCCGCGCAAGCGGTGCCAATTCGACCACCCCTGGTGACAATGGCCGGGTGACCGGCACGTTTAATGTGAGTGGTGATTAA
- a CDS encoding LPS export ABC transporter periplasmic protein LptC: protein MVIKRRIETNRAKELRSKRQDFAAPGGSHDKLVAFLARALPMGVGVMAALMIITPLSPRGEISFLLDRNSVAVINERLSVDNAMYRGRDDMGRPFSITAGEAVQRSSAEGKVRMDDLLAQLLLEEGPAQLSAAGGVYDIDSEVVDVEGTMRVRTADGYAIEASGVEFNLETRTMTGTGGVEGALPVGTFSANSMRGDLDARTISLDGNARLTMVPGKLSGMNTIGQRMP from the coding sequence ATGGTCATCAAACGCCGCATCGAAACCAACCGCGCCAAGGAACTACGCAGCAAGCGTCAGGATTTTGCAGCTCCTGGCGGCAGCCACGACAAGCTCGTGGCCTTTCTGGCGCGCGCACTGCCTATGGGTGTCGGGGTGATGGCTGCACTGATGATTATCACGCCACTGTCGCCGCGCGGCGAAATCAGCTTTCTGCTCGACCGCAACAGCGTTGCAGTGATCAATGAACGCTTAAGCGTCGATAATGCCATGTACCGGGGCCGCGATGATATGGGCCGCCCTTTCTCGATCACCGCAGGCGAAGCGGTGCAGCGCTCAAGCGCGGAAGGCAAAGTGCGCATGGATGATCTTCTCGCCCAGCTTTTGCTGGAAGAAGGCCCTGCCCAACTGTCAGCAGCAGGCGGGGTCTATGACATCGACAGCGAAGTGGTCGACGTCGAAGGCACGATGCGTGTTCGCACCGCCGATGGCTATGCGATCGAGGCAAGCGGGGTTGAGTTCAACCTTGAGACACGCACGATGACCGGCACAGGCGGGGTCGAAGGCGCACTGCCCGTCGGCACATTTTCCGCCAATTCCATGCGCGGCGATCTCGACGCGCGCACGATCTCGCTTGATGGCAATGCCCGGCTGACTATGGTTCCGGGCAAACTCAGCGGCATGAACACAATCGGACAAAGGATGCCGTAA
- a CDS encoding ribonuclease D, producing the protein MAVYFHEEDLPDGVLEGTSDLAVDTETMGLITHRDRLCVVQISDGSGDEHLVRFSPGSDYEAPNLTRILADPNRVKLYHFGRFDLAAIQYYLGVEAGPVFCTKIASKLVRTYTDRHGLKNLTDELLGENISKQQQSSDWGGPELNEAQRDYAASDVRFLHRLRDELVVRLEREGRMEIAQACFDFLPTRAALDIAGWDGRDIFSHNEGYYR; encoded by the coding sequence ATGGCTGTATATTTTCACGAAGAAGACCTCCCCGATGGCGTGCTTGAGGGCACAAGCGACTTGGCTGTCGATACCGAGACGATGGGGCTTATCACCCACCGCGACCGTTTGTGCGTGGTGCAAATCTCCGATGGTTCAGGCGATGAGCATCTGGTGCGCTTTTCGCCGGGTAGCGATTATGAAGCGCCCAATTTGACGCGCATCCTTGCTGATCCGAACCGGGTGAAGCTTTACCATTTTGGCCGCTTCGATCTGGCGGCGATCCAGTATTATCTTGGCGTTGAGGCAGGCCCTGTGTTCTGCACCAAGATCGCAAGCAAGCTGGTGCGCACCTACACCGATCGCCACGGGCTCAAAAACCTGACCGATGAACTGCTCGGCGAAAATATCTCCAAGCAGCAACAATCCTCCGATTGGGGCGGGCCGGAATTGAACGAGGCGCAGCGCGATTACGCGGCCTCTGACGTGCGTTTCCTCCACCGCCTGCGCGATGAGCTGGTGGTGCGCCTCGAACGCGAGGGGCGCATGGAAATCGCACAAGCGTGCTTTGACTTCCTGCCAACGCGCGCCGCGCTCGACATTGCAGGCTGGGACGGGCGCGACATATTCAGCCACAATGAAGGTTACTACAGGTAG
- the ung gene encoding uracil-DNA glycosylase: MASEDIPETWRAALEPALRTAQARKLGGWLVAEEQAGKVIYPPRGARLAALKATPLDKVRVVILGQDPYHGPGQAHGLSFSVQDGVKQPPSLVNIFKELENDLGIPRPESGNLTPWARQGVLLLNNTLTVQEGQAGSHAGRGWDAITDACVQAVVDQGLPCVFILWGSHAAKKASRVKGLGAGQHHRVIKSPHPSPLSAHRGFFGSSPFSQTNAFLESQGCEPIDWKL, translated from the coding sequence ATGGCAAGCGAAGACATCCCTGAAACTTGGCGCGCGGCGCTGGAGCCTGCATTGCGCACGGCGCAAGCGCGCAAGCTTGGCGGCTGGCTGGTGGCTGAGGAGCAGGCGGGCAAGGTGATCTATCCGCCGCGTGGGGCAAGGCTTGCAGCGCTCAAGGCGACGCCCTTGGACAAGGTGCGCGTCGTTATCCTTGGCCAAGACCCCTATCACGGGCCGGGCCAAGCTCATGGGCTGAGCTTTTCGGTGCAGGACGGGGTCAAACAGCCCCCATCGCTGGTCAATATCTTCAAGGAACTGGAAAATGACCTTGGAATCCCTCGGCCTGAGAGCGGCAATCTCACGCCGTGGGCGCGCCAAGGCGTGCTGCTTTTGAATAACACGCTCACGGTTCAAGAGGGGCAGGCGGGAAGCCATGCCGGGCGCGGTTGGGATGCGATCACCGATGCCTGTGTGCAAGCGGTGGTGGATCAGGGGCTTCCGTGTGTTTTCATACTGTGGGGCAGCCATGCCGCAAAGAAAGCGAGCCGGGTAAAGGGCCTTGGCGCTGGCCAGCACCATCGCGTGATCAAATCCCCGCATCCCTCACCATTGTCGGCACACCGGGGCTTTTTCGGCTCTAGCCCCTTCAGTCAGACCAACGCTTTTCTTGAGAGCCAAGGCTGCGAGCCAATAGATTGGAAATTATGA
- a CDS encoding enoyl-CoA hydratase: MTQTNQADTVLYEVRDKVALVTLNRPEAMNAINKALRRRLYEVMRAADRDDTVHAVVLTGAGTRAFTAGLDLKELGSQEGALGAANDKDPANNPVKAIEVCRKPVIGAVNGVAITGGFEVALACDFLIAATNARFADTHARVGITPGWGLSQKLSRMIGIGRAKELAFTGNFLGAETALQWGLVNHVVEPDDLLPTALKLAEDVASIDTAFVQSYKRLIDDGFAVSFGEGMAIEAKRSSAANSKVAPEQVESVRKDVQERGRGQ; this comes from the coding sequence ATGACACAAACAAATCAAGCAGACACCGTCCTTTATGAAGTGCGCGACAAGGTCGCTCTTGTCACGCTCAACCGACCGGAGGCGATGAACGCGATCAACAAGGCGCTGCGCCGCCGTCTTTACGAAGTTATGCGCGCAGCTGACCGCGACGACACGGTTCATGCGGTTGTCCTGACGGGCGCAGGAACGCGCGCCTTTACCGCTGGCCTCGATTTGAAAGAGCTGGGCAGCCAGGAGGGCGCGCTTGGCGCTGCCAATGATAAAGACCCTGCGAACAACCCGGTCAAAGCGATCGAAGTGTGCCGCAAGCCGGTGATTGGTGCGGTCAACGGGGTTGCGATCACTGGCGGGTTCGAAGTGGCGCTTGCCTGCGATTTTCTCATCGCTGCGACCAATGCGCGCTTTGCCGACACCCATGCGCGCGTTGGTATCACCCCGGGCTGGGGCCTGTCGCAGAAATTGTCGCGCATGATCGGGATCGGTCGGGCCAAGGAGCTTGCTTTCACTGGCAACTTCCTTGGCGCAGAGACGGCGCTGCAATGGGGGCTGGTCAATCATGTGGTCGAGCCTGACGATTTGCTGCCAACCGCGCTCAAACTGGCCGAGGATGTGGCCAGCATCGATACCGCTTTCGTGCAAAGCTATAAGCGGCTGATCGACGATGGCTTTGCGGTGAGTTTTGGCGAAGGCATGGCAATCGAGGCCAAGCGCTCGTCCGCTGCCAATTCAAAGGTCGCGCCTGAGCAGGTCGAATCGGTGCGCAAAGACGTGCAGGAACGCGGGCGGGGCCAGTAA